The proteins below come from a single Aegilops tauschii subsp. strangulata cultivar AL8/78 chromosome 6, Aet v6.0, whole genome shotgun sequence genomic window:
- the LOC109740622 gene encoding protein FAR1-RELATED SEQUENCE 5-like, which translates to MAHHEKAQEKVGWLLCRNPGLSDDFNYCVDFSFTIDEFEQNWAGLMMKYEAMTHTHFEKLYEYRSTWVPCYFKHRFYPFLQSTLRSEGLNAILKRYVNPHNSMLKFVKQYEKIQNHILAKEGCNDYRTEHLEIELWSNFPIERQAYETYIRDLYRKFREEFELIGHYNAFQVGADLFELRPDQEFVAKYGSRNYLVQARVEDGSYFCECCKMDKDGMLCCHILKVFTHIGVDVIPERYMLRRWTPTAVPSARGTRYEQPDEMPPQSKKQIRERNMIYDFQKLAKLASGSDATQAIVMATLEDLLHLLALHGMLRHLLPRLAQQAVPRVLLPMDLQAVLKGLITQGSSKVYYKG; encoded by the exons ATGGCACATCATGAAAAAGCTCAAGAAAAAGTTGGTTGGCTGTTGTGCCGGAATCCAGGGCTCTCTGATGATTTCAACTACTGCGTTGACTTCAGCTTCACTATAGACGAGTTTGAGCAGAATTGGGCTGGGTTAATGATGAAGTACGAGGCTATGACACACACACACTTTGAGAAGTTGTACGAATACAGGTCAACTTGGGTGCCGTGCTACTTCAAACATAGGTTCTACCCCTTCCTGCAGTCTACACTGCGTAGTGAGGGGCTCAATGCCATCCTAAAAAGATATGTGAACCCACACAACTCAATGCTGAAGTTCGTCAAGCAATATGAAAAAATTCAGAACCACATCCTTGCCAAGGAAGGCTGCAATGATTACAGGACAGAACACCTTGAGATTGAGCTATGGTCCAACTTCCCAATAGAGAGGCAAGCTTACGAAACCTACATTAGGGACCTTTACCGCAAGTTCAGAGAAGAGTTTGAGCTGATTGGACATTATAATGCGTTCCAAGTTGGTGCTGACCTTTTTGAGCTCAGACCGGACCAGGAATTTGTTGCCAAATATGGTTCTCGAAACTACTTGGTGCAGGCAAGGGTGGAGGATGGTTCCTATTTTTGTGAGTGCTGCAAAATGGACAAGGACGGCATGCTCTGTTGCCACATCCTCAAGGTGTTCACCCATATTGGAGTTGATGTCATACCAGAAAGGTACATGCTAAGACGGTGGACACCTACTGCTGTCCCTAGTGCACGAGGGACCAGGTATGAGCAACCGGATGAAATGCCTCCTCAATCAAAAAAGCAGATAAGGGAGAGAAACATGATATACGATTTTCAGAAACTAGCCAAGTTAGCAAGTGGCTCTGATGCAACACAAGCCATT GTGATGGCAACCCTCGaggacctcctccacctcctgGCCCTACACGGCATgctccgccacctcctcccccgCCTGGCCCAACAAGCAGTGCCCCGCGTGCTCCTCCCAATGGACCTACAGGCAGTACTCAAGGGGCTAATCACCCAG GGATCCTCCAAGGTCTACTACAAAGGGTAG